The Daucus carota subsp. sativus chromosome 9, DH1 v3.0, whole genome shotgun sequence genome window below encodes:
- the LOC108201246 gene encoding uncharacterized protein LOC108201246: MSGRLAAWTIELSQFNLEFNPRHSVKSQALSDFVAECTFSTDLGIIKEPSSSDKSWTLFTDGSSTASVGGSGIILTSPEGFKVQQAVILGFSVTNNEAEYEALIAGLKLASHLEVKVIEIFSDSQLVVKQLNGEFKTLNDRMVSYVKICSQLLSHFASWSLNCIDRSANHWADALSKLATSSVAPIAEPVYIRELIQPSTTITDVHVIEEVTDWRTPIMQFIQGGSTEADKNELKKLANKEKDYCIMEGRLYRRALTEPLLKCVGTEEAQVVMKEVHSGICGEHLAGKNMALKILRHGVYWPTIRKDCEEFAKHCHPCQLYGPMNHRASVSFTPSVSPCPFFMWGMDIVGPLPKALGQKQFIIVAVDYHTKWVEAKALARIRETEVIHFFMEFIVFRFGVSRIVVTDNGSQFTGKDFESTLSQLEVKHTKSSLAYPQANG, from the coding sequence ATGTCAGGTCGCCTGGCAGCATGGACCATAGAACTCAGCCAGTTTAATTTGGAATTTAACCCACGACATTCCGTCAAATCACAAGCCCTCTCAGACTTTGTGGCAGAATGCACCTTCTCCACAGACCTAGGCATCATCAAGGAGCCATCTTCCTCGGACAAATCTTGGACACTATTCACCGATGGGTCTTCCACCGCATCAGTAGGCGGATCAGGCATTATCTTAACAAGCCCTGAAGGGTTCAAGGTCCAGCAAGCAGTAATATTAGGATTCTCCGTTACGAATAATGAGGCAGAATACGAGGCCCTGATTGCCGGGTTAAAGCTAGCCTCTCATCTCGAGGTAAAAGTGATAGAAATATTCTCGGATTCTCAGCTAGTAGTAAAGCAGTTAAACGGCGAGTTCAAAACACTTAACGACCGCATGGTGTCTTACGTAAAAATCTGCTCCCAACTACTTAGTCATTTCGCCTCATGGTCACTGAATTGCATCGACCGATCGGCGAACCATTGGGCTGATGCACTGTCTAAATTGGCCACCTCTTCGGTAGCACCAATAGCTGAACCTGTGTACATACGGGAATTGATTCAACCATCAACCACAATCACAGACGTTCACGTCATCGAAGAGGTAACAGACTGGAGAACCCCAATCATGCAATTCATACAAGGTGGCTCAACGGAGGCTGATAAAAATGAGCTGAAAAAGTTAGCAAACAAGGAAAAGGACTACTGCATCATGGAAGGAAGGTTATACAGGAGAGCGTTGACAGAACCATTGCTAAAATGCGTGGGAACGGAGGAGGCTCAAGTCGTTATGAAAGAAGTACACTCAGGAATATGTGGCGAGCACTTGGCAGGCAAAAATATGGCTCTAAAGATACTACGACATGGTGTTTACTGGCCAACCATCAGGAAGGACTGTGAAGAGTTTGCCAAACATTGCCACCCATGCCAACTTTATGGCCCTATGAACCACAGGGCTTCAGTATCATTCACCCCATCAGTCTCTCCATGCCCCTTCTTCATGTGGGGAATGGACATTGTCGGTCCTTTACCAAAAGCTTTAGGACAAAAACAGTTCATCATCGTGGCAGTGGACTATCACACTAAATGGGTGGAAGCCAAGGCACTAGCCCGCATCAGAGAAACTGAGGTAATTCACTTCTTTATGGAGTTCATCGTCTTCCGATTTGGAGTCTCACGAATAGTGGTGACCGACAACGGGTCCCAATTTACGGGAAAGGATTTCGAATCCACCTTGTCTCAGTTGGAGGTTAAACACACAAAATCATCACTGGCATACCCACAAGCAAATGGATAA